A single genomic interval of Rosistilla ulvae harbors:
- a CDS encoding PSD1 and planctomycete cytochrome C domain-containing protein, with amino-acid sequence MLIRTTQIGLIVMAIAFWGSADAAEVTPEQADFFETKIRPVLVKRCYGCHSNESGNARGGLRLDTRELTHIGGSSGPAIVPGDLDGSLLFNAMTHQDFVMPPRSEMLPQAVIDDFRKWIEMGAPDPRSGAVTEIRSSIDEQQIQQAKAEFWAYQKPTRRQPPKADGDWSLTDIDRWIEAELAENQLAPSSDASAYTVARRLYFDLIGLPPTVRQIADFQKSWDRDPTAAIAAAADQLLQSPQFGERWGRHWLDVARYAESSGRGVNLTYPQAWRYRDYVIDSFNSDKPYDRFVQEQLAGDLLPVSSDEQWAENLIATGFLALGPKDVNQRNGTQFAADLVDEQIDVTTRVLIGTSIACARCHDHKFDPIPQTDYYAMVGIFGNMSTYFGVPASSIGIARGLQTQQTSNLLRMPIDDPNPFEKAVSPAELESMRERLATASSELREARINQRRPGATPVPISRIVRMTGEIEYLSAKLGGHDPQGNPISFCMGVQAKEQPKEVRLLVRGEIDQPAQVVPPGFPRVLSDEPASIADGSTGRLEFARWITDRDNPLTARVMVNRIWQHLLGQGIVASPENFGSTGSAPTHPELLDHLAVEFVESGWSVKSVIRQIVTSRVYRIDSEFDRSSFEKDPENKLLWRANMRRLDAEAIRDAMLFVSGKIDLDRPGASLVAESGYMRVRDGNLVNLFDLSGNASRGGMGAAMGGSMGMAAGAMQDRGSNQRRGRFGRNRQRGGISQTLLPTPGTDRLDMSTAEYRSVYLPVVRDEVPRALAVFDFAEPSMVVGQRESSSTPNQALFLMNNPFVIAQADALAQRVSEEAKTPAARLRLAFELSFGRSPNATEVSAIRRYLSDFEDVQSNRGRALAMTALCQSLLASADFRYLD; translated from the coding sequence GTGCTTATCCGAACAACACAAATCGGCCTGATCGTTATGGCGATCGCATTCTGGGGCTCGGCTGACGCCGCCGAGGTGACGCCTGAACAGGCCGATTTCTTTGAGACGAAGATCCGCCCGGTGCTGGTCAAACGGTGCTACGGCTGTCACTCCAACGAATCGGGGAACGCTCGCGGCGGCTTGCGACTGGACACCCGTGAACTGACGCATATCGGCGGCAGCAGTGGACCGGCGATCGTGCCGGGGGATCTCGATGGCAGCCTGTTGTTCAACGCGATGACGCACCAAGACTTTGTCATGCCGCCGCGCAGCGAGATGCTGCCCCAGGCGGTCATCGACGATTTCCGGAAATGGATCGAAATGGGAGCTCCCGACCCGCGATCGGGCGCCGTGACGGAGATCCGTTCGTCGATCGACGAACAACAGATCCAGCAGGCGAAGGCGGAGTTCTGGGCCTATCAAAAGCCGACCCGTCGACAGCCCCCGAAAGCCGATGGCGACTGGTCGTTGACCGACATCGACCGCTGGATCGAGGCCGAATTGGCGGAAAACCAGCTCGCGCCCTCATCCGACGCATCAGCGTACACCGTCGCTCGGCGACTTTATTTCGACTTGATCGGACTTCCTCCGACAGTCCGGCAAATTGCCGATTTCCAAAAATCTTGGGATCGCGATCCGACAGCGGCGATCGCGGCCGCAGCCGATCAATTGTTGCAGTCGCCGCAGTTTGGTGAGCGATGGGGACGGCATTGGTTGGACGTTGCAAGGTACGCCGAATCGAGTGGCCGCGGTGTGAACCTGACCTATCCGCAAGCCTGGCGGTATCGTGACTATGTCATCGATTCGTTCAACAGCGACAAGCCATATGACCGCTTTGTCCAAGAACAGCTTGCCGGCGACCTGTTGCCCGTCTCCAGCGACGAGCAATGGGCGGAGAACCTGATCGCCACCGGTTTTTTGGCCTTGGGCCCCAAGGATGTCAATCAACGCAACGGCACTCAGTTTGCTGCCGATCTCGTCGACGAACAGATCGACGTCACGACGCGCGTCTTGATCGGCACATCGATCGCATGTGCCCGTTGCCACGACCACAAATTCGATCCAATCCCGCAGACCGACTACTACGCCATGGTGGGCATCTTCGGAAACATGTCGACCTATTTTGGCGTCCCCGCTTCGTCGATCGGCATCGCTCGCGGATTACAAACGCAACAGACGAGCAACCTGTTGCGGATGCCGATCGACGATCCCAACCCGTTTGAAAAAGCGGTCTCACCGGCAGAACTCGAAAGCATGCGAGAGCGACTCGCGACGGCGAGCAGCGAATTGCGAGAAGCTCGGATCAATCAACGCCGCCCCGGCGCAACGCCGGTGCCGATCTCCCGAATCGTGCGAATGACGGGAGAGATTGAATACCTGTCGGCCAAATTGGGAGGCCACGATCCGCAGGGTAATCCGATAAGCTTCTGCATGGGCGTCCAAGCCAAGGAGCAACCGAAAGAGGTTCGGCTGTTGGTCCGAGGTGAAATCGATCAGCCCGCGCAGGTTGTGCCACCAGGCTTTCCGCGAGTGCTCAGCGACGAACCGGCATCGATCGCCGACGGATCGACTGGACGGTTGGAGTTCGCGCGTTGGATCACCGATCGCGACAATCCGCTGACCGCACGGGTGATGGTGAATCGGATCTGGCAACATCTGCTGGGGCAGGGAATCGTCGCGTCGCCCGAAAACTTTGGCTCGACCGGTTCGGCGCCAACGCATCCCGAACTGTTGGATCATCTGGCGGTGGAGTTTGTCGAATCGGGCTGGTCTGTCAAATCGGTGATTCGCCAGATCGTCACCTCCCGCGTCTACCGGATCGATTCGGAATTCGATCGCTCCAGCTTTGAGAAGGACCCCGAAAATAAGCTGTTGTGGCGTGCGAACATGCGGCGTTTGGATGCCGAAGCGATCCGCGACGCGATGCTGTTTGTCAGCGGCAAGATCGACCTCGATCGTCCCGGCGCATCGCTGGTCGCCGAATCGGGATACATGCGCGTTCGCGATGGTAATCTCGTCAACCTGTTTGACTTGTCCGGCAATGCGTCGCGTGGCGGCATGGGGGCGGCGATGGGAGGATCGATGGGGATGGCCGCCGGTGCGATGCAGGATCGCGGCTCCAACCAACGCCGCGGTCGTTTCGGACGCAACCGCCAGCGTGGCGGCATCTCCCAAACGTTGCTACCCACGCCGGGGACCGATCGGTTGGACATGTCGACCGCGGAATATCGCAGCGTCTATCTGCCAGTTGTTCGCGATGAGGTGCCCCGCGCGTTGGCCGTCTTCGACTTTGCCGAGCCGTCGATGGTCGTGGGGCAACGCGAATCGTCCAGCACGCCCAACCAGGCGTTGTTCCTGATGAACAATCCCTTTGTGATCGCTCAAGCCGACGCGTTGGCGCAGCGCGTCTCCGAGGAAGCCAAAACGCCAGCGGCTCGGTTGCGCTTGGCCTTTGAACTCAGCTTCGGCCGCTCGCCCAATGCGACCGAAGTCTCTGCGATCCGGCGCTACCTGAGTGATTTTGAAGATGTGCAGTCGAATCGAGGAAGGGCATTAGCGATGACCGCGCTGTGCCAATCGTTGTTGGCGTCAGCCGATTTCCGTTACCTCGATTGA
- a CDS encoding GxxExxY protein produces MPDDLIYREECYKIIGVCFEVYNDKGSGFLEPVYQECLEIEHEYQQIPSVSRQAIGLSYRGVELKQKFVPDFICFGKIILEIKAVSQLLDEHRAQVINYLNATGFQLALLVNFASYPKIEWERLVHTTK; encoded by the coding sequence ATGCCGGACGATTTGATTTACCGCGAGGAGTGTTACAAGATCATCGGCGTCTGCTTCGAGGTCTACAACGACAAAGGCAGCGGCTTCCTCGAACCGGTCTACCAGGAGTGCTTGGAGATCGAACACGAGTATCAACAGATCCCGTCGGTCTCTCGCCAAGCAATCGGTCTGTCCTACCGCGGGGTCGAACTGAAGCAGAAGTTCGTCCCCGACTTCATCTGCTTCGGCAAGATCATCCTGGAGATCAAAGCTGTCAGCCAGTTGCTCGACGAACATCGCGCTCAAGTTATCAACTACTTGAACGCCACCGGCTTTCAATTGGCGCTGTTGGTGAACTTCGCCAGCTATCCCAAGATCGAGTGGGAACGGCTCGTTCACACCACCAAATAA
- a CDS encoding DUF1501 domain-containing protein, which yields MTYSLSRRELLQSVSSGFGYLAFAGLSSAAAAADAGVPASTNPLLPKPPHFPATAKRVIFLCMTGAPSHVDTFDYKPQLAKDHGKQGRYGGQLLKSQWEFRQRGESGLWISDLFPEVARHADDLCLIRSMNCDQPVHPGAQIQMHTGTAQFVRPSLGAWTLYGLGTENDSLPGFVSISPPAGSAQLIGSAFLPAIYGGTGIGRASRIGGAGGQRGSVGDTIPDIRNTRLSTNQQRTQLDLIQALNRDKLDRAGHAPGIEGAIESFELAFRMQDAMPDAMDISGETAETLAMYGADRGDTAAFGKQCLMARRLAESGVRFIEVTKGGWDHHQNLSTDLPQRCGEIDQPIAGLLADLKQRDLLKDTLVIWGGEFGRTPAAQNGDGRDHNNKGYTTWMAGGGVKPGFSYGETDEHGYAAVTDPCHIHDWHATILHLMGLDHTRLTYRYAGRDFRLTDVHGNVMKKIIA from the coding sequence ATGACCTATTCCTTGTCGCGACGCGAACTGTTGCAGAGTGTTTCTTCGGGCTTCGGCTACCTCGCCTTCGCGGGGCTCAGCAGCGCCGCCGCGGCGGCCGATGCGGGAGTTCCCGCGTCGACGAATCCCTTGCTGCCCAAGCCGCCTCATTTTCCAGCGACTGCAAAACGGGTGATCTTTCTGTGCATGACCGGTGCGCCGTCGCATGTCGACACGTTCGACTACAAGCCTCAATTGGCCAAGGATCACGGCAAGCAAGGACGCTATGGCGGGCAGTTGCTAAAGAGTCAGTGGGAGTTCCGGCAACGCGGGGAGAGCGGATTGTGGATCTCCGATCTGTTCCCCGAGGTCGCGCGGCATGCCGACGACCTGTGCCTGATCCGATCGATGAACTGCGACCAACCGGTTCATCCGGGAGCCCAAATTCAAATGCACACCGGGACGGCTCAGTTCGTTCGGCCGTCGTTGGGGGCGTGGACGCTGTACGGATTGGGAACGGAAAACGACAGCCTGCCCGGTTTCGTTTCGATAAGTCCGCCCGCCGGGTCGGCTCAATTGATCGGCAGCGCATTCCTGCCGGCGATCTACGGAGGGACCGGCATCGGCCGAGCTTCGCGAATCGGTGGCGCCGGAGGCCAACGCGGCTCCGTTGGCGATACGATTCCCGATATTCGCAACACCCGACTTTCGACGAACCAACAGCGGACGCAGCTCGATTTGATCCAAGCGCTCAATCGCGACAAGTTGGATCGCGCCGGACACGCGCCGGGAATCGAAGGGGCTATCGAATCGTTTGAGCTAGCGTTTCGAATGCAAGACGCGATGCCCGACGCGATGGATATCAGCGGCGAGACGGCGGAGACGCTGGCGATGTACGGAGCCGATCGCGGCGACACGGCGGCGTTTGGCAAGCAGTGCCTGATGGCGCGGCGACTGGCCGAATCAGGCGTACGATTTATCGAGGTGACCAAAGGGGGCTGGGACCATCACCAAAACCTTTCGACCGATCTGCCGCAGCGGTGCGGTGAGATCGATCAACCGATCGCCGGTCTGCTGGCCGACCTCAAGCAGCGCGATCTCCTAAAGGACACGTTAGTGATCTGGGGAGGCGAGTTCGGGCGGACGCCGGCGGCTCAAAACGGCGACGGCCGCGATCATAACAACAAAGGTTACACGACCTGGATGGCGGGAGGCGGCGTGAAGCCTGGCTTCAGCTATGGCGAAACCGACGAACACGGCTACGCGGCGGTCACCGATCCGTGCCACATCCACGATTGGCACGCCACGATCCTGCACCTGATGGGGCTCGATCACACGCGGCTTACCTACCGTTACGCCGGTCGCGACTTCCGCCTAACCGACGTCCATGGCAACGTGATGAAGAAGATCATCGCTTGA
- the purL gene encoding phosphoribosylformylglycinamidine synthase subunit PurL, which produces MTLWQIDIYPSEGTVDRDGARIAEEIFELRLADHLDVAMSKSFLVEGDFDADAVSAIAANYLVDPVTQRSVIATVGSDELLASPNANKTLVHVMAKPGVMDPVAQSTIAAIRDGGWQVEGVRTVRKYWLPELPPQQLDQICKRALSNDSIEQVIVGPLQLDRLQIGSAYEFELQHVAIRDLDDAALERLSKEGQLYLTLVEMQTIQKHFRDLGREPTDIELESVAQTWSEHCSHKTLAGRIAYRDENGERRFENMLKETIFAATQTIRKSLGDDDWCVSVFEDNAGVVTFDDEYNICFKVETHNHPSALEPYGGANTGIGGVIRDPLGTGMGAKPICNTDVFCFAPPETAPEDLPAGVLHPRRVMKGVVSGVRDYGNRMGIPTVNGAVYFDPRYLGNPLVYAGNVGMLPVDKCFKEALPGDYIVAMGGRTGRDGIHGATFSSAELTSESESLSGGAVQIGNAITEKMVADVLLQARDEGLYNAVTDCGAGGFSSAVGEMGEKIGAEVWLDKCPLKYDGLSYTEIWISEAQERMVLSVSADQWEPLRKLCESEGVEVTRIGKFEATGNLRLMYGDDLVGEVTMHFLHDGRPPIVRDAIYEAPTVRPLEGTVPADHDETLRKILAALNVASKEWIIRQYDHEVQGGSVIKPLVGVQADGPGDAAVVRPRVESRRGIVISNGMNPHFGDFDTYHMAASAIDEAMRNAVAVGADPAKIAILDNFCWGYTDRPETLGSLVRAAIACQDMAIALGTPFISGKDSLNNEFSYNDDAGNRQTIAIPPSLLISAMGQVEDVSKCVTMDLKQAGNAIYLVGETKDELGGSHFSLVNKLSGGQVPTVEVQSAKSIFAAMHQAIKGGSVRACHDLSEGGLGAAIAEMCFAGELGADLQISDLTQNGLSAEVVLFSESNSRFLVEVASDATESFEACFASLPLTRLGSIVEGETLTIRDGDQAVLESQWPALKQTWQKPLAFESH; this is translated from the coding sequence CCAGTCACGCAGCGTTCGGTGATCGCCACCGTTGGCAGCGACGAACTGCTCGCTTCCCCCAACGCCAACAAGACCTTGGTTCATGTCATGGCCAAGCCGGGCGTGATGGATCCAGTCGCACAAAGTACCATCGCAGCGATCCGCGACGGCGGTTGGCAAGTCGAAGGCGTGCGGACGGTGCGGAAGTACTGGTTGCCCGAACTGCCGCCGCAACAGCTCGATCAGATCTGCAAGCGAGCGCTCTCGAACGATTCGATCGAACAAGTCATCGTCGGTCCGTTGCAATTGGACCGGCTGCAAATCGGTTCGGCTTACGAGTTTGAATTGCAACATGTCGCCATCCGCGACTTGGACGATGCCGCGTTGGAACGCCTGAGTAAAGAAGGCCAACTGTATCTGACGCTTGTCGAGATGCAGACGATCCAAAAGCACTTCCGCGACTTGGGCCGCGAGCCGACCGATATCGAACTGGAATCGGTCGCGCAGACCTGGAGCGAGCACTGCAGCCACAAAACGCTGGCGGGCCGGATCGCTTACCGCGACGAAAATGGCGAGCGTCGTTTTGAGAACATGCTCAAAGAGACGATCTTCGCCGCGACGCAGACGATTCGCAAATCGCTGGGCGACGACGATTGGTGCGTCAGCGTGTTCGAAGACAACGCCGGCGTCGTCACCTTCGACGACGAATACAACATCTGCTTTAAAGTCGAAACGCACAACCATCCCTCGGCGCTGGAACCTTACGGTGGAGCAAACACGGGCATCGGCGGCGTGATCCGCGATCCGCTGGGGACCGGGATGGGAGCCAAGCCGATTTGCAACACCGACGTCTTCTGCTTCGCTCCGCCAGAGACCGCTCCCGAAGATCTCCCCGCCGGCGTGCTGCATCCTCGCCGCGTGATGAAAGGTGTCGTCTCGGGCGTCCGCGATTATGGCAACCGGATGGGAATCCCAACCGTTAACGGTGCCGTCTATTTCGATCCGCGGTACCTCGGCAATCCGCTGGTCTATGCCGGCAACGTCGGTATGCTGCCGGTCGACAAGTGTTTTAAGGAAGCGTTGCCGGGCGATTACATCGTGGCGATGGGAGGCCGAACGGGGCGCGACGGGATCCACGGCGCGACGTTCAGCAGTGCGGAATTGACAAGCGAGAGCGAATCGCTTTCCGGCGGCGCGGTTCAGATCGGCAATGCGATCACCGAAAAGATGGTCGCCGACGTGCTGCTGCAGGCTCGCGACGAAGGACTTTATAACGCGGTGACCGATTGCGGCGCGGGCGGTTTCAGTAGTGCCGTCGGCGAGATGGGTGAGAAGATTGGTGCGGAGGTTTGGTTGGACAAGTGTCCGCTCAAATACGACGGACTCTCCTACACCGAGATCTGGATCAGCGAAGCGCAAGAGCGGATGGTGCTGTCGGTTTCGGCTGACCAGTGGGAACCGTTGCGGAAGCTGTGCGAAAGCGAAGGCGTTGAAGTTACGCGGATCGGAAAGTTCGAAGCGACCGGCAACTTGCGTCTGATGTACGGCGACGATTTGGTCGGCGAAGTCACGATGCACTTCTTGCACGACGGCCGGCCGCCGATCGTTCGCGATGCGATCTATGAGGCGCCGACTGTCCGTCCGTTGGAAGGAACGGTCCCCGCCGATCACGACGAGACGCTGCGAAAGATTTTGGCCGCGCTGAACGTCGCCAGCAAGGAATGGATCATCCGCCAGTACGATCACGAAGTCCAAGGTGGCAGCGTGATCAAGCCGTTGGTTGGCGTGCAAGCTGATGGTCCGGGAGACGCCGCCGTCGTGCGGCCTCGCGTCGAGAGTCGCCGCGGGATCGTGATCAGCAACGGCATGAACCCGCACTTCGGCGATTTCGATACCTATCACATGGCCGCAAGCGCGATCGATGAAGCGATGCGAAACGCGGTGGCGGTGGGAGCGGATCCGGCGAAGATTGCGATCTTGGATAACTTCTGCTGGGGCTATACCGACCGTCCCGAAACTCTCGGATCTTTGGTTCGCGCGGCGATCGCTTGCCAAGACATGGCGATCGCGTTGGGAACTCCGTTCATCAGCGGCAAGGATAGCTTGAACAACGAATTCAGCTACAACGACGACGCCGGAAATCGTCAGACAATCGCGATCCCACCGAGCCTGTTGATCAGTGCGATGGGGCAGGTCGAGGACGTGTCGAAGTGCGTCACGATGGATCTGAAGCAGGCCGGCAACGCGATCTATCTGGTCGGCGAAACCAAAGACGAATTGGGCGGATCACACTTTTCGCTTGTCAATAAACTGTCCGGTGGCCAGGTGCCGACTGTCGAAGTGCAGTCAGCCAAATCGATCTTCGCGGCGATGCATCAAGCGATCAAGGGCGGCAGCGTTCGCGCCTGCCACGACCTCAGCGAAGGTGGTTTGGGTGCGGCGATCGCCGAGATGTGTTTCGCGGGCGAATTGGGAGCTGATCTGCAGATCAGTGACCTGACGCAAAATGGCCTATCCGCTGAAGTGGTCCTGTTCAGCGAATCGAATTCGCGGTTCCTTGTCGAAGTTGCCAGCGACGCGACAGAGAGCTTTGAAGCTTGTTTTGCCTCGCTCCCCCTGACTCGACTGGGCTCGATCGTCGAAGGCGAAACGTTGACGATCCGCGATGGTGATCAAGCCGTTTTGGAATCGCAATGGCCTGCGTTGAAGCAGACCTGGCAAAAACCACTCGCCTTCGAATCGCACTAA
- a CDS encoding sulfatase-like hydrolase/transferase, which translates to MQRRPIRWMLLSLFFTPWLAAAGAADSTATKPNIILVMADDQGWGDMAYNGHPVVKTPNFDEAAATGLRFDRFYAAAPVCSPTRASVLTGRHPNRSGVFQWGFPLRPQETTIAEALKTAGYTTGHFGKWHLGSVRSGSPANPGAHGFDEWFSAPNFYDNDAIMSHRGKAVKTVGESSAIAVDAAMQWIDDVRKKPEPFLAVVWFGSPHVPHQAAPEDSALYKDQNKRMREFLGEVTGMDRAFGKLRDGLGERGLRENTILWYCSDNGALPRVGSSGGHRGLKAEVYEGGLLVPAILEWPTKIDHPRTTSVRCNTTDIYPTLLDVAGVEMENQPIVDGISLLPLIEEKATERSKPMGFWNYAIRGIITPSAVWMGELYEAQQAGDDLPPDPVSANAATIPTEPVVHALGHSAWIDGDWKLHRIEEKGKATFELYDLATDPKEEKDLFAKQSKSPRVAEMQQALEAWLNSVDASYLGKDY; encoded by the coding sequence ATGCAACGACGACCGATTCGATGGATGCTGCTTAGCTTGTTCTTCACACCTTGGCTGGCCGCTGCCGGGGCCGCCGATTCAACCGCGACCAAGCCGAACATCATCCTCGTGATGGCCGACGATCAGGGTTGGGGCGACATGGCTTACAACGGGCATCCGGTCGTGAAGACGCCGAACTTCGACGAAGCGGCGGCGACGGGATTGCGGTTCGATCGCTTCTACGCCGCCGCGCCGGTCTGTTCGCCCACGCGAGCCAGCGTGTTGACCGGCCGCCATCCGAACCGCAGCGGAGTCTTTCAGTGGGGCTTCCCGCTGCGACCGCAGGAGACGACGATCGCCGAAGCTTTAAAAACAGCCGGCTACACGACGGGGCACTTTGGCAAGTGGCATCTCGGATCGGTCCGCAGCGGCAGTCCCGCGAATCCGGGAGCCCATGGATTTGATGAGTGGTTCAGCGCGCCGAACTTTTACGACAACGACGCGATCATGTCACATCGCGGCAAGGCGGTGAAAACCGTCGGCGAAAGCTCTGCGATCGCTGTCGATGCGGCGATGCAATGGATCGATGACGTCCGGAAGAAGCCCGAGCCGTTTTTGGCTGTCGTCTGGTTCGGATCACCTCACGTTCCTCATCAAGCCGCCCCCGAGGACAGTGCTCTCTACAAAGACCAGAACAAACGGATGCGAGAGTTCCTCGGCGAGGTCACCGGAATGGACCGCGCGTTTGGCAAATTGCGCGATGGGCTCGGCGAACGCGGGCTGCGAGAGAACACGATCCTGTGGTACTGCAGCGACAACGGGGCGCTTCCCAGAGTCGGATCGTCCGGCGGACATCGTGGATTGAAAGCGGAGGTCTACGAGGGAGGCTTGTTGGTTCCCGCGATTCTCGAATGGCCGACGAAGATCGATCACCCACGAACGACATCGGTTCGTTGCAACACCACCGATATCTATCCGACGCTGTTGGACGTGGCGGGTGTGGAGATGGAGAACCAACCGATCGTCGACGGCATCAGCCTGCTGCCGTTGATCGAAGAGAAAGCGACCGAGCGGTCCAAGCCGATGGGATTCTGGAACTACGCGATCCGAGGGATCATCACGCCGTCGGCCGTCTGGATGGGAGAACTGTATGAGGCGCAACAGGCCGGCGACGACCTGCCGCCCGATCCCGTGAGTGCCAACGCCGCGACGATCCCCACCGAACCTGTCGTTCACGCCCTTGGGCACTCCGCCTGGATCGATGGCGACTGGAAACTGCACCGCATCGAAGAGAAAGGCAAGGCGACGTTTGAACTGTACGACCTAGCAACCGACCCGAAAGAGGAAAAGGATCTGTTTGCCAAACAGTCCAAAAGTCCAAGGGTTGCGGAGATGCAGCAGGCACTCGAAGCCTGGCTCAATTCGGTCGACGCCAGCTATCTTGGCAAAGACTATTAA